The following proteins come from a genomic window of Nostoc sp. TCL26-01:
- a CDS encoding acyl-CoA synthetase, giving the protein MNFPLITRVQANNGKVAISTDAGAFTYQDLLDVSSQIATSLLEDAEDLQEARVAFLIPPGFEYVATLWGIWQAGGIAVPLCVSHPRPELEYVITNSDASIIIAHPHFEEILQSLATAKKLRFILTSDPLSNQISRLPEIDITRRALILYTSGTTGKPKGVVTTHQNIQAQVTSLVTAWEWTSSDRILHVLPLHHIHGIVNVLTCALWSGAKCHMLHKFDAEVVWNRICDGDLTLFMAVPTIYVKLIAAWEKATPARQQAMTAGCAKMRLMVSGSAALPVQVLEKWQSISGHFLLERYGMTEIGMALSNPLHGQRYSGYVGQPLPQVQVRLVDESGDLVPPETPGEIQVKSPGVFLEYWQNPPATAKAFRDGWFCTGDMAVVENNNYRILGRMSVDIIKTGGYKVSALEIEEVLRTHPDIQECAVVGIADPEWGERVCAALVLKPQSQLTLESFRSWAKEQLAVYKIPTRILTVAELPRNAMGKVTKPAVIELFHS; this is encoded by the coding sequence GTGAATTTCCCTTTAATTACTCGTGTTCAAGCAAATAATGGGAAAGTAGCAATTTCTACAGATGCGGGAGCATTTACTTATCAAGACTTGCTTGATGTTTCCAGTCAAATTGCCACAAGCCTGTTAGAGGATGCAGAAGATTTACAAGAGGCGCGAGTTGCTTTTCTCATCCCACCGGGGTTTGAGTATGTAGCTACTCTGTGGGGGATTTGGCAAGCTGGCGGAATCGCCGTACCGCTTTGTGTTTCCCACCCCAGACCAGAATTAGAGTATGTAATTACCAACTCAGACGCATCAATTATTATCGCTCATCCCCACTTTGAGGAGATACTGCAATCGCTTGCGACTGCCAAAAAATTGCGCTTTATCCTCACCTCAGACCCTCTCTCAAATCAGATTAGTCGTCTTCCAGAAATAGATATCACTAGACGGGCATTAATTCTCTACACTAGCGGGACAACAGGCAAACCCAAAGGTGTTGTGACAACTCACCAAAATATCCAAGCTCAAGTGACAAGCTTAGTCACTGCTTGGGAATGGACATCGAGCGATCGCATTCTGCACGTACTTCCCCTACATCATATTCATGGAATTGTCAATGTCCTGACCTGCGCTTTATGGTCTGGAGCCAAGTGTCATATGTTACACAAATTTGATGCCGAAGTTGTATGGAATCGGATTTGTGATGGTGACTTAACCCTATTTATGGCAGTACCAACAATTTATGTAAAATTAATTGCTGCTTGGGAAAAGGCTACTCCAGCACGCCAGCAAGCTATGACGGCAGGGTGTGCCAAAATGCGACTGATGGTTTCTGGTTCAGCCGCTTTACCAGTCCAAGTTTTAGAAAAGTGGCAGAGTATTAGCGGTCATTTTCTGCTAGAACGCTATGGAATGACGGAAATCGGCATGGCACTATCCAACCCTTTACACGGTCAGCGATACTCTGGTTATGTGGGTCAGCCTTTACCGCAAGTACAAGTCAGATTAGTTGATGAAAGCGGAGATTTAGTCCCACCAGAAACACCAGGAGAAATCCAAGTCAAAAGCCCTGGAGTGTTTTTAGAATATTGGCAAAACCCCCCAGCAACCGCTAAAGCCTTTCGAGATGGCTGGTTTTGTACAGGAGATATGGCTGTAGTCGAGAACAATAACTACCGCATTCTCGGACGGATGAGCGTCGATATCATCAAAACCGGTGGCTATAAGGTTTCCGCTTTGGAAATTGAAGAAGTGTTAAGAACCCATCCAGATATTCAAGAATGTGCAGTGGTTGGGATTGCCGATCCTGAGTGGGGTGAGCGAGTGTGTGCAGCGTTAGTATTAAAACCCCAGAGCCAATTGACATTAGAATCTTTTAGGAGTTGGGCAAAAGAGCAATTAGCAGTTTATAAGATCCCCACTCGCATTTTGACAGTTGCTGAATTACCACGCAACGCCATGGGGAAAGTAACTAAGCCCGCAGTGATTGAGCTATTTCACTCATAG
- a CDS encoding N-acetylmuramoyl-L-alanine amidase produces the protein MGRIFISAAHGGQEAGGVDPGSIAGGTTEAREMILLRDLIVTELRSRNFEVLAVPDDLSASGTIAWINARGRRGDVALEVHADSASSPVVRGASVFYIAGNNERKSNGDLLLVGLLRRVPQLPNRGVKPDTDSGLGRLAFCRQIAIASLLIQVGFLSSPEDRALLQNRRRDFALGIADGLASWSRVIDPTPGTPSDPNYDAINININGQNYAEQGILVNGNAYIPIDLVDRLRIDLSKAPNVNRLTYRKIVYVKAVELRDFNVAVTWDTATRTVSLRSNLVVCPGQFDRIMSNGNTSEVQLQIFLRNNNENAITQFPDLPKLYQEEAKAEGVNYDIAFCQMCVETGFLRFGGDITPEQNNFAGLGSIGGGAEVASFPSARIGVRAHIQHLKAYASLEPLVNEVVDPRFRFVTRGVVTVIDQLSGRWSADLNYGAKITAMIKRLYESAGLL, from the coding sequence ATGGGGCGTATTTTTATTTCGGCAGCCCACGGAGGTCAAGAAGCAGGGGGTGTAGATCCAGGCTCGATCGCAGGTGGTACGACAGAAGCTAGAGAGATGATTTTACTACGGGATTTGATTGTCACAGAATTGCGATCGCGGAATTTTGAAGTTTTAGCGGTTCCCGATGATTTGAGTGCATCTGGGACAATTGCTTGGATTAATGCTCGTGGTCGTCGGGGTGATGTAGCGCTTGAGGTTCATGCTGATTCGGCTAGCAGTCCGGTGGTGCGTGGGGCTAGTGTTTTTTATATTGCTGGTAATAATGAGCGTAAGAGCAATGGTGATTTGCTATTGGTAGGATTGTTACGCCGTGTACCCCAACTACCGAATCGAGGAGTTAAGCCAGATACAGATAGTGGATTGGGTAGATTAGCCTTTTGTCGGCAAATTGCGATCGCTTCTTTGTTAATCCAAGTCGGTTTTCTCAGCAGTCCAGAGGATCGGGCTTTGTTGCAAAATCGCCGCCGAGATTTTGCTTTGGGGATTGCTGATGGTTTGGCATCATGGAGTCGAGTTATCGACCCTACGCCAGGAACGCCATCTGATCCCAATTATGATGCCATCAATATCAATATCAATGGACAAAATTACGCAGAGCAAGGGATTTTAGTTAATGGTAACGCTTATATTCCCATTGATTTAGTTGATCGCCTACGGATTGATTTGTCGAAAGCGCCCAATGTCAATCGCCTTACTTATCGCAAAATAGTATATGTCAAAGCTGTGGAATTGCGAGATTTTAACGTAGCAGTCACCTGGGATACTGCAACTCGCACTGTCAGCCTACGTTCTAATTTAGTAGTTTGCCCTGGTCAATTTGATCGCATTATGTCCAATGGCAACACCTCAGAAGTACAATTACAAATATTTTTAAGAAATAATAACGAAAATGCCATAACTCAATTTCCTGATTTACCAAAACTCTATCAGGAAGAAGCCAAAGCAGAAGGAGTGAACTATGATATCGCCTTTTGCCAAATGTGTGTAGAAACCGGATTCTTACGCTTTGGTGGGGATATTACACCAGAACAAAACAACTTTGCTGGTTTAGGTTCCATCGGTGGCGGTGCAGAAGTTGCATCTTTTCCCAGCGCTAGAATCGGTGTCAGGGCGCATATCCAACACCTCAAAGCTTACGCCAGTTTAGAACCCCTAGTTAACGAAGTTGTCGATCCCAGGTTTCGTTTTGTCACCCGTGGCGTTGTCACTGTCATAGACCAACTCTCAGGCCGTTGGTCAGCAGATTTAAATTATGGGGCAAAAATTACCGCGATGATCAAGCGTCTATATGAGTCAGCCGGATTACTATAG